The following nucleotide sequence is from Bradyrhizobium roseum.
CGCGCCCATCGTGCGCCGCCATCCCCGCGTGCAATTGATCGCGACGGGGCACATCCATCGCGCCACCCTGACGATGTTTGCGGGCGTGCCGACGACAATCTGCCCGGCTCCGAACCATGCCGTCGATCTCGACCTCGTCGAACGGCTTCCGCCTTCCTTCAGGATCGAGCCGCCCGCCTTCCACCTCCACGCCTGGTTTCCGGGCGAGGGATATGGCACCGTCGTAACCCATCAGGTGCCCATCGGGAGTTTTGACGGCCCGCATCCGTTTTTCGCGGCTGATGGAAAGCTGTTGTGAGATGAAGGCAAGCCCCCTCGTGTCCCGGACGCGCTGAGCGCTCCGATCTGTCGCCAATGTCTTCGAGATTTTGTGTTCAGGCCCTGCGGAGCGGGGGCGAAAAGGCCACTTCGGCTGCGTCCCGGTCGAGATTCGGCGGGCCGCATTGCCATCCGGGGCGCGGAAGGGCAATCATTCCCCAAATGATTGCGGCCCAAGGGAGAAACTCCAAATGCGAATGCTTTATTGGCTGTTTCCGGCGCTCGCGCTGCTCTCGAGCTACCCGGCGGTCGCACAAGGGACCTATGCGGACCGGCCGATCAAGATGATCGTGCCGCTGGCAGCGGCGAGCGCCGTCGATGTCGCGGCGCGGATCGTTACCCAGAAAATGGCTGACAATATGGGTCAGCAATTCGTGATTCTGAACCAGCCCGGCGCGTCGGGGATGATCGGGGCGGAGGCCGTCGCCCGCGCCGAACCGGACGGCTATACGATCGGCGGGTTCAACGACAGCATCATGACAATGGTGCCCAACCTTCAGTCTAGAATGCGCTGGGACATTCTAAAGGACTTCGAGCCGGTGTCGCTGGTGGCGACGGTGGAGTGGGGGCTGATTGTCAACAATCAGAGCAGCTTCAGGAGCGCGGCGGACCTGATCGCGGCCGCCAAGGCGGCGCCCGGCAAGATAGACTACGGCTCGGGGGGGCCGGGAAGCCCGCAGCATCTGGCGATGGCGATGTTCGCGTCCGCTGCCGGCATCTCGCTGACGCACGTGCCCTACAAGGGCGCCACGCAGGCTGCCACGGACATCGCCTCCGGCCAGATCCCCGTCGGCTTCCAGGGTCTCGGGACGGTGGCTGCAATGGTGCGCGGCGGCCAGCTGAGGCTGATCGGTGTAACCACCGAAAAGAGGTTGCCGCAATTCCCAGATGTGCCGACGGTCTCGGAGTCCGGTCTGCCCGGCTTCTTCTTCAACTCATGGTTCGCAATTCTGGCGCCGGCCGGCACCCCGAAGCACATCATTGTCCGCCTGAATGCCGAGGCGGTGAAGGCGGTCGGCGATCCCGAGGTGCGGCGCAAGCTTGAAGAGCTGGGCTTTGCGGTGCGCGGCAGTTCAGCAGAAGATCTGCGCGCCATGACGCGCGATCAACTCGCCAAATACGAGCGCGTGATCCGGGAAACGGGCATCGCCAAGGAGTAGCCGCAGGGCGCATGGCGTCGCCGATCGGCATCGTGATCGGGGCTCGCTGTCCCCCCCGGGTGGGCACGCGTCGCGCCGCAGACCACCTCCAGCGCCCTGACCGCCGCGGAAGCGGGGCTGATCTGCATTCGCCAGTTGCATGACATGCCGTTTGGTATGAGAAACTTGGTTGTGCTTAGATGAGTTGCCTTCCGATTCCCCTCACTCAGAGACCACGCCGACGCATGGCCTGCCTTAGCACGCCCACAATCCTCGACAGACGACGTAAAGGCTTGTTCGTCCATGAACTTTCGCTAGTCTGAATAAGTGGATGGAGGAAGCCGAGGGTGTCTTGCCAGGTCTGTTCGTCGACGCTGAGAGCTGGCGACCTGTTCTGCTCTGCATGCGGCGCGGTTGTCCCCAACAATCCGTCTAGACCGCCCGTATCTGAAGCGCGGGGCCGTATTGCGGGCGAGCGGAAATTCCTTACCGTGCTCTGCTCCGACCTGCAGCGCTCGACCGATCTGATTTCGGACCTCGATCCCGAAGAAGCGATCTCGCGGCTCGAGCCGGCCCTGATCGCGATGCGGACCGCCGTTCGCCGCAACCGCGGGATCGTCAGCAAGGAGGGCGGTGACGGACTGATTGCGCTGTTTGGCGCTCCGCACGCGGACGACAACCACGCCGTGATGGCCTGTCACGCGGCCATAGAGGTCGTGAGGCGGATCAAGCTGCTGGAAGATCCACGTCTTCACGTCCGGATCGGTCTTCACTCCGGCTATGTTGTCGCGCATGTCATCGAAGCCGATTTCTCTTCCATCTATGAAGCAGGCGGACCGGCGGTCCACCTGGTAAAGCGGATCGAAAGCGCGGCGCAGGCCGGACAGATCCTGGCATCGGAGTCGAGCCAGACACTGGCGACCGGAATCGTAACGTTTAATCCCTTGCCGCCGAAACGGTTGGAGGGATTCCCCGCCCCGGTGCCCTGTTACGAGGTCGTCGGAATCAGTGGGATGAGCCGCTGGCGCGCCCGCTCGATGGCCGGTCTTTCGTCCTTTGTCGGCCGCAACGAGCAGATTTCGCAGTTGGAGCGCGCGGCGCAGGCCATCGGCCCTTCCGGGAAGATCGCCGCCGTGGTGGGAACGGCCGGAATAGGAAAATCCCGTGTGGTCCATGAACTCGTGGACACCCTCCGGCAACGTGACTGGCAAGTCATCGAGGCCGAGTGCAATCCGCTCGAACAGTCGGTCCCGTATGCGTTGGTGAAAAGGCTTGTTCAAAACGCGCTCCAGGCGGGCGGTCTTCCCCTCGCGGACTACCTCGAGCCCGTCAGCGAATCCACGCTGGCACACAGCGAACTTTGGCCCGTGGCACTGAATTCCGTTCTCGACCAACTGGTCGGGGATCCGCGCTGGCGCGACCTCGAGCCGTTGCTGCGACGGCGCGTCATCATCGATGCTGTTCGCAATGTGCTGGATCGGTTGGTCTCGTCGCGGCCTACGGTGTTGTTGCTGGAGGATTTGCACTGGATCGATGGCCAGAGCGAGACGGTCATCGAAGCGCTGATGTCGCTTGCGGCTAGCCGGCCGCTGCTGGTGCTGCTGACCTGGCGGACCGAGTATACGCCGAACTGGCTTGAGGATCTCGATGTATTGCGAATCTGGCTTCGGTCGCTCGACGCGGCCGCGGCCAATGCACTGCTCGACAGCCTGCTCGGCACGGCTGCCGGTATCGATGCGCTCAAGGCCCGTATCCTCCGACATACCGGACAAATCCCGCTCTTTATCGAGGAGGTCGTCCGGCAGCTCATCGATCGCCGCGCCACCGGCGGCGCCGACGTATCTTGGGACATGCTCGAAATCCCTCCCACCGTTCAGGGCGTGATCGCGTCGCGCATCGATCGTTTGCCGAAAGAAGACAAGGCGCTGCTGCAGCTTGCGTCTGTTCTCGGGCCAAGGATATCGCCAAGCCTGCTTGCTGCGGTGACGGGGATGCCGGTGGCGCAGCTGCAAAGCCGGCTCTGGTCGCTGGAGATCCTCGATTTTCTCGAGGAGGCCCGCTCGGTCGCATCGGTCGAGTATGTCTTTGCCCATGATCTCATTCGCGAGGTTGCCTACGAGTCGATCCTCCGCTCACAGCGGGAAGTGCTGCACCGCCGGATTCTGACGGCTCTGGAAATGACATCAGTCGGGCGGGAGGAAGATGTCGCGGAAGCGCTTTGCCATCATGCGGTCAAGGCCCAGGACTGGGCAAAGGCCGACCGCTATGCCCATCTCGCCGCGAGGAAGGCATTTGCGAGATCGGCGTTCCGGGACGCCACGGAATATTTCAAGATTGCGATGGACGCGGTGGACAAGCAGCCGGAATCGACGGCGCGCGAGCAACGGGCGATCGACCTTCGCATCGAAGCGCGGCTGGCGTTCGTGTCGTTCGGAAGCATCGAGGAATGGTTTGGTCTCGGTCAGGACGGCGAGGCGCGCTCCAAACAGATCGGCGATGAGGGCAGGCGGCTTGCTTCAATCGCGATGCGGGCGGCGGCGCTCAATTTCTACGGAACGCCCTATGAAGCGATCGCGGTGGCGGAAGAAGCGGTTGCCCTGGCCAACCGGTTGCATGACGGGCGCTGGCTCGGCTTTGTCGAATACGGCCTTGGCCAGTCCTATTTTCTCGCCGGGCGATTTCGGGACGCAGGGCGGCATCTCGCCAAGGCGGTCGCGCTGCTCACGAGCGCGCCGGAAAACGTTCCGCCGGGAACGACGGGATCCAGCCTCCTGGTGCTCTGCTACATGATGAGCGCCATGGTTCATGCCTGGATGGGCGAATTCGATCAGGCCGAGCGCTTCTCCGAGGAAGCGGGCATCCTGGCCGAAACGACCGACCGTTCCTACGATACGATCGCTGCAGACTATGGCCGCGGCATCGTGCAGATGTTGCGCGGCGATCTTGACGAGGCCGAGGCTGCTCTCGATCAGGCGTTTCGCGTTTCGCGCGAAAGCGAGGCGCGCCTGTTTCGGCCTCTGATCATGAGTGCGCTTGGAAACGTCTACTCGCAGCAGGAGCGCGCCGAACTCGCGACCGAGATCCTGCTGCAGGCCAAGGACGAGGCCGACAAGATTGGTCATGAAACCAGCAAGGTGGCGGTCCCGGCCTATCTCGGCGCGGCCTATGGTCAGCTTGGCGATGTCCAGCACGGGCTGGCGCTCCTGCGTGCCTGCCAGGCCAGCGCGAGACAGAAGGGGTATGCGGGCATCGAGGCGCTCGCGATGAGCGCCGAGGCAAATATTCTTGCGACCCAGGGAGGACACATGCTGGAAGAGGCGATGGCCTCCCTGCAGCGGACCATCGAATTCACGGCAAGGCTCGAAGCCTTGCCGCTGCTGGGTGCGGCCAAGGGAGTGCGGGCCCGGCTGCTGGCGGCCTCGGGGCGAACGGACGAGGCGAGGGAGGAGCTGATCCAGGCCATCACACTGTTCGACCAATCAAAAATGACTGTACATCTCCAGCGTGCTAAAGCGGACCTCTCCAAGTTTTCCGATATTTGACATAATATGGCCACGTTATGGCCACAGGCGATTAGCGCCGTTATTCAGGGGGAAGCAGGAAATGGGCGGATTAAGTTATAGTGGAAAATTTGAAGAGCGCATCAATGAGTTGTATAGCGCGAAGAATATCGGCAAAACCGCAAAGAAATTCAAAGAGTACGAGAAGAAGAACGGCCCTTATGCGTTCGGGAAGTTCACGAAGGTTCTGGTGCCGAAGAAGGAAGACTGGGCTGACGAATCGGGCTCTACCGGCGGCCACGACCGGTGGGAAAAGCACTCCGGCGCCATTCCCAAGGCGATCCGCGACAAGATCACCGAGGTCATTTCAACCAACCTGAGGTCGGCCAAGCCGATGCCGCTGGTGCTGAAGGTCGGCGAGAACGTCGATGGGACGCATGATCTCAAGGTTCGGCTCTTTGCCCATAACGGCCAGATGCATATTGGACTCCACATGCTTTGTCCGAATTCGTCGCTGAAATAACTTTCCGGCGACGCAAATCAGATTGGCCGGCAGGATCTCCAGATCGTGCGGGCTTTTCTCTGTCGGCCGGCCATCGGGTTTCGGCAGGACGGAGAGGCCCGATTCTGCCCTTATGGCAGGCAATGGCGCTTTTTTCCGCCGTCAATTCGACGTGCCCGGTGCTTTCCGGTTGAAAAGCCGTTCCGCGTTGACTACGCAAGGGCTTGGAGTCCCGCGTTCCCTGGAGTTTGACTGGCGTGCCCCAACAAAGGACGGGTGATTCTCAGGGGTTCTCGAGCAGCAAGCTGTCGGTCTTGCGCAAGCATCCGATTTTTGCCGATCTTGAGCCGGAGGCTTTCGAGCAGCTCTGCCGCTACGCCAAGCACTCCACCCTGAAACGGGGAACCACGCTGTTCTCCAAGGGTGATCCCGGCAACAGCCTGTACGCGGTGATCTCAGGCACGGTGAAGATGAGTATTTCATCACCGGACGGCCGCAATGCGATCCTCAATATCGTTGGCCCCGGGGAGATCTTCGGCGAGATTGCGCTGCTCGATGGACAGCCCCGCTCGACCGACGCCATCGCCAACAGCACGTGCGAACTCTTCGTCATCGACCGGCGCGAATTCATCCCCTTTGTGAGGGCCCAGCCGGCGCTGGCCATGAAATTCATCGAGCTGCTTTGCGAGCGGTTGCGATCAACCAGCGATCAGGTCGAACAGATCATCCTCCAGAATCTGCCGGGACGGCTGGCCAGTGCGCTGCTTCGCCTGTCGGAAAAGCACAGCTCTGAGCTGCAGGGCCGGACCATCGCGATCACGCAGCAGGAGATCAGCGAGATGGTCGGCATGACCCGCGAGAGCATCAACAAGCAATTGCGCGCCTGGGCCGGCCGCGATTTGGTGCGCCTCGAGCACGGTGCGATCGTCGTGCTGAATGCCGAGGTGCTTCGTGATATGGCCGAGGCGGGGTCCGGTCACGACGGCGAATGACCGGCAGGCGCGCCAAAGCCAGGACGGGCCGGGATCACGGACCGGCGGGCACGGGATTGGCGCCACGTTCGATCGTGAATTCCATGTCGATCAGGCCCCGCGAGTGATTCAGGTCCGATTGCGACATCAGCAAGGTTAGATCCTTGCCCTTGAGGGATGCCAGCACCTCGGACAGCCGTTCCGACAGCGCCGGTGCGATGCCTTCGAACGGCTCGTCGAGCAGCAGGCATTTGGTGCCGACGGCCAGCGCGCGACCGAGCGCGACCAGCTTTTGCTGTCCGCCGCTCAGCAACAACGCCTTGCGCTGGCGCATCTCGGTCAGTTCGCCGATCATCTCATAGACAAACTCGAGCCGGGCCTTGCGGTCGAGATGTTTTGCGACCCATAGCGGCAGCATGATATTCTCCTCGACCGTCAGCTGGGGCACCAGGCAGCGGTCTTCCGGCATGTAGCCGATGCCGAGTGCGGCGCGCGCATGGCGCGGACGGGACGCCAGGTCGCTGCCTTCGAACTGCACCTTGCCCTTGACTGGCGTGAGATGTCCCATGATCGAACGCATCAGCGTGGTCTTGCCCGCGCCGTTGCGCCCGACCAGGCTGACCATGGCGCCCTTTGCGATGTGCATCGTGAAGCCGCGCAACGCCGGCATCGACTGGATTTCGACGACGAGATTGTCGATCGCGAGTAACGGCGCCGCATCGGTCATCGCGCGCCTCCGGTGACGTAGCGGCGGACTTCCTGATTGTTCAGGACGTCGGCAGGTACCCCATCGGCCAATATTCGTCCCTGGTAGAATGCCACGACGCGATCGGCGTAGCGGCTGACGATTTCCATGTCGTGCTCGACGAAGACGATGGTCGCAGCGTCAGGTGCGACGGCGTGGATTACGCGATCCATGGTTCTGAATTTTTCTTCGGCCGACACGCCGGAGGTCGGCTCGTCGAGCAACAACAGTTTTGGACGGCGCACCAGCGCCATGGCGATGTCGATCAGCTTGCGGACGCCGCCCGCAAGCTCCGAGATCGGGCGGTCGGCCTGATCGGCAAGGCCGAAGCGTTCCAGCAACTCGACTGCGGTGCCGCGACGGCCCTGAGCCTCCGCCGGCGCCCGAAGCGACATTCGTGTGCCGGTGCCGGAAATCGCCACGGCGAGATTTTCGGCGGCGGTGAGTTCGACGAACAGCTGTGGAATCTGGAACGAGCGCGAGATGCCCAGCCGGGCGGTACTTCGCGGCGAACGCCGGCCGATGTCGACTCCATCGAGCAGGATGGTGCCCTTGTCGGGCTTGAGATAGCCGGTCACCATGTTGACGAAGGTGGTCTTGCCGGCGCCGTTGGCGCCGATCAGGCTGATCTTCTGACCCGCCGGAATATCAATTGTGAGCGCATCGGCGGCCACCACCGCGCCGAAGCGTTTCTCAAGTTTGCGTACGGAAAGAACCGGGTTCACGACGCGGCTCCTCCGGCGGGGGAAACGTCAGCCGCGACGCGCCGCTTCCGACGATCCTTGATCCAGAGCGAGCCGATGCCGCGCGGCAGAAACAGGATGACGCCCAGCAGGAATATGCCGAGCACCAGCTGCCAGGTGTTGGGCAGATAGAGATTGGAAAACGAGCGGACCAGCTCCAGCGCCATGGAGGCGACGAAGACGGCGGCGACGCTCTGGTTGCCGGCCAGCACCGCCACGAAGACGAATTCGCCCGATGTTGTCCAGTAGGCAAATTGCGGATCGATATGCCGCTGCGCCATCAGGGCAAACGCGCCGCTGGCGCCGGCAAAGACCGCGGCGATCGCGAAGTTGATCGATATGATCCGGTTGGCCGAGAGGCCGAGATATTCGACGCGCAGGTTGTTTTCGCGCACCGCCAAACTGGCCAGGCCGAATTCGGACCGGAACAGGATGGTCGCAGCGATGCCGGCAAATCCGGTCACGATGACCGAGACGGCATACAGCATGAAGTCGGCCTCGCGCGGATCGGTGAAGCTCATGCCGAACAGGCTTGGCCGTCCGACGTTGAACCCGTCGGAGCCGCCCAGCGCAGTCGTTTTCACCAGTACGCCGTAAAACACCATCGACAGCGCCAATGTCAGCATGCCGAAGAAAATCCCGCTGTAGCGCGCGATCAACGGCCCGATGACGAGGCCGAGCAGGCCGCCGCAGGCGGCGCCGACGATCACCTGCGCCACGGCATCGGTGAGACCCCAGGCGTTGGCGATCAGCGCCACGCCATAGCCGCCAGCCGCGAAGAACAGGCCCTGGCCAAACGAGACGTTGCCGGTGCGCGCCAGCACGACGATGCCGAGCGAGATCAGCGCATTGGAAGCGGCCACCGTCGCCAGCGACAGGGTCCAGGTCGGCAGTACGCGTCCGAACAGCGTCACCGCGACGACCAGCGCGATCATGATCAGGGGATGCAGATCTTTCCTTGTCAAAGGTCTTTCCTCATCAGATCCGCCTTGCCATCTCGCGCTTGAACAGGCCCTCGGGGCGGAACATCAGCACTGCCGCCATGATCAGATAGATCATGAACAGCTCGGCCTGCGGCATCAGGTGCACCGACGCCGCGCGCGCCAGCCCGACCAGAAGGGCGCCGACCGCCGCGCCCTCGACGCTGCCCAGCCCTCCGATCACGACGATCGCAAAACTCAGGATGATGACGTCGGAGCTCAGCCCCGGCTGCATCGATATTTTCGGCGCGGTCAGGGCGCCGGCGAGGGCGGCGAGCAGCACCCCGAACGCGAAGGCAATCGCGTAGACGCGGTTGACGCGTACGCCCATGCTGACACTCATTTCCTCGTTATGGATGACGGCGAGCACGATCTTGCCGATCACGGTGCGATTAAGGCCGAACCAGATCGCGAAGCCGATCGCGGCCGAGATCGGTATCAGCACCAGGTCGTAACCGACATAGTAGAGCCCGGCGAATTCGAGATTGCCGAACAGCTCATAGGGCTGCGTCGCATAGATTGGATTGACGCCCCAGATCAGCTTGGTGACGTCCTCCATGATCAGGAATACGGCGTAGGTCACCAGCAGCAGCACCACTTCGTCGCGGCCGTAGAACATCTTCAGGAGGCCGCGCTCCAGCAACCATCCGACCGCGGATGCGATCAGCGCCACCGCGAGCAGCATCGCGACGAAGCCGACGCTTGGGGGGAGGCCGCGCGCGGCGATCATGGTCACGACGGTCGCCGCGATATACGCGCCCAGCGCATAAAAGCTGCCATGGGCGATGTTGAGGATCTTCAAGACGCCAAACACCAGCGTGAGCCCGAGGGCGACGACAAACAGCCACGACGCCTGGATCAGGCCGTCGAGAACGATCGTCAAAAAGAAATTCATGGCGGCGGCGTCACGCAGGTCGTCGGTGGACAGAAAAAGGCGGCGCGAATCCGGTCACGCGCCGCCATGGGTTCGTCAGATGCCCATGCCTAGTCGCACTTGGCGCCCTGCATGCCGCCCTTGATCCAGTCGATCGCCTTCACGCCCGGCGGCGGGTTGACGCATTCGGCGGCAAAATACTGGATGTCGACGAGGTCGACCCGCTTCAGGTCCGGATTGTACTTGGTGCGGCTGAAGGCGATCGGCTGAATCGCCTGATGGCCGTCGGCGAGCTTCATCTGGATCAGGCCGCCGGGCGACGGCCACTCCAGCCCGGTCATGGCCGCGACCATTTCATCGGTCGACGGCTTCTTGCCGCCGTTCTTGGCCATGGCCTTCTCGACCGCGGCCTTCAATCCGAGGATGGACTGCGTCGCGCGGTAGGCGGCCTGAACCGGATAGACGCCGTTGGCGGCTTCGTACCCCTTGAACAGCCAGTCGTTCAGCGGCGATTTCTGCGACATCAGGCCGTAGGCGCCGCGGGCGCCGATGATGGTGCCGTCGGGCATCTTGTCGCCGAGCGGCGGCAGCACGTGATCAGCGGCGCTGAATACGAGCTGGCTGCGCTTCGGCAAGCCACGGGGCGCCGATTGCAGGACGAAAGCCTGCAAATCGCCGCCCCACAGGCTGGAATAGACCACGTCGGAGCCGGCCCCCACCAGCGCGGAAATTTCGGTGCCGTATTGGCCAGCGCCGAATTTCGGCAGCAGGTCCGTCTGCAGCTTGACGCCGGGATAAAGCTGTTCGGCGGCGGCGATGAAGTCGGCCCGGCTGTCCTGGCCCCAGGCGTAATCCTGGTTGATCGCCGAAAGCGTCGTCATCTTGATGTTCTTGGCCTTCATGTACCGGATGAGGCCGACATTATCCATCGTGGCATGGGCGGCGGTGCGGAACACGTAGTTGTATTTGGCGTCCTCGAAAATGCGCGGTGTGCCGCAATCCATCAGCACCAGCATCTTCTTCAGTTCTTCCGCGATCGGTGCGACGGCAAGGCAGTCGCCGGAGCCGATATAGCCGAGCACGACATCGACATTGTCGCGCTGGTAGAGATTGCGCAGTTCCTGCACCTGCTTAGTGGCGCCGCCGTTCTCATCGATGATGACCGGCTCGACCTTGATGCCGCCGAAGCCGACCTTCTCATAGGGCGCGGGGGCGGCACCCTTGTTCAACTGATCGATGACGAACTGCGCGCCGTTGCGCGCGGGGACGCCAAAGCTGTCCGCCGCCGGGCCGGAAAGAAAGGTCACGATGCCGAGCTTGAAAGTTTCCTGTGCAGCTGCCGGAGCCACCAGCGCGAACGATGCCGCGACGGATGCAAGAATGGCAGCACGGTTAGCCCGCCGAAAACGGTTCATGATTTCCTCCCTCCGATGCCGGCGGTTGTTCCCGCCCGATTATCCGCGCCGCTTTTAGCCAGCGTCGGCCTCACTGACCAGAGCTTAGGGAAGCTTTGACGGCCCGTCCATACGCGGGCCTGGGAGGGGAAGGGGCGTGGCAGCGGCGTGATGCCGCTCCACTCACATGTCGAACACGGCAACCGCGCGGATCGGCGAGGCCGTCCCGCCGCGCCACTTCATCGGCAGGCCGATGAAGGTGAACGGGCCGCTTCCAAGCAGCGCTTCGAGATTGCACAGGCTCTCGATATGGGTGATGTCGAGGTCGAGACAGGCCTTGTGCACGAGGGCATTGACCTTGCCTTCCGGTCCCGGCCGCATCGAATCGATGCCGAAATGCACGACGCCCTGCTGCGCCAGCCATTCGGTGCCAGCGACGTTCACGCCGGAATTGTCGCTCGAATATTCCTTGCGGGGGAATGTTCGCTCATGGTGACCGGTACATAGCAGGACGGTGCCACCCTTCGGCACCGGCGTACCGGCCTTTGCCGCCGCCGCTTCCAGATCGGCAGGCCCAATCTCGGCGCGCGGCGCAATATGGCGCA
It contains:
- a CDS encoding ATP-binding cassette domain-containing protein encodes the protein MTDAAPLLAIDNLVVEIQSMPALRGFTMHIAKGAMVSLVGRNGAGKTTLMRSIMGHLTPVKGKVQFEGSDLASRPRHARAALGIGYMPEDRCLVPQLTVEENIMLPLWVAKHLDRKARLEFVYEMIGELTEMRQRKALLLSGGQQKLVALGRALAVGTKCLLLDEPFEGIAPALSERLSEVLASLKGKDLTLLMSQSDLNHSRGLIDMEFTIERGANPVPAGP
- a CDS encoding branched-chain amino acid ABC transporter permease, translating into MTRKDLHPLIMIALVVAVTLFGRVLPTWTLSLATVAASNALISLGIVVLARTGNVSFGQGLFFAAGGYGVALIANAWGLTDAVAQVIVGAACGGLLGLVIGPLIARYSGIFFGMLTLALSMVFYGVLVKTTALGGSDGFNVGRPSLFGMSFTDPREADFMLYAVSVIVTGFAGIAATILFRSEFGLASLAVRENNLRVEYLGLSANRIISINFAIAAVFAGASGAFALMAQRHIDPQFAYWTTSGEFVFVAVLAGNQSVAAVFVASMALELVRSFSNLYLPNTWQLVLGIFLLGVILFLPRGIGSLWIKDRRKRRVAADVSPAGGAAS
- a CDS encoding ABC transporter substrate-binding protein; the protein is MNRFRRANRAAILASVAASFALVAPAAAQETFKLGIVTFLSGPAADSFGVPARNGAQFVIDQLNKGAAPAPYEKVGFGGIKVEPVIIDENGGATKQVQELRNLYQRDNVDVVLGYIGSGDCLAVAPIAEELKKMLVLMDCGTPRIFEDAKYNYVFRTAAHATMDNVGLIRYMKAKNIKMTTLSAINQDYAWGQDSRADFIAAAEQLYPGVKLQTDLLPKFGAGQYGTEISALVGAGSDVVYSSLWGGDLQAFVLQSAPRGLPKRSQLVFSAADHVLPPLGDKMPDGTIIGARGAYGLMSQKSPLNDWLFKGYEAANGVYPVQAAYRATQSILGLKAAVEKAMAKNGGKKPSTDEMVAAMTGLEWPSPGGLIQMKLADGHQAIQPIAFSRTKYNPDLKRVDLVDIQYFAAECVNPPPGVKAIDWIKGGMQGAKCD
- a CDS encoding cyclase family protein; amino-acid sequence: MKIVDLSRELYHRTPSYPGHPPVMHGVWKTHEESFAESGNVHGLASMFISMVDHAGTHIDAPRHFGPGGISIDQYPLEKCIVPGICIDLRHIAPRAEIGPADLEAAAAKAGTPVPKGGTVLLCTGHHERTFPRKEYSSDNSGVNVAGTEWLAQQGVVHFGIDSMRPGPEGKVNALVHKACLDLDITHIESLCNLEALLGSGPFTFIGLPMKWRGGTASPIRAVAVFDM
- a CDS encoding branched-chain amino acid ABC transporter permease; amino-acid sequence: MNFFLTIVLDGLIQASWLFVVALGLTLVFGVLKILNIAHGSFYALGAYIAATVVTMIAARGLPPSVGFVAMLLAVALIASAVGWLLERGLLKMFYGRDEVVLLLVTYAVFLIMEDVTKLIWGVNPIYATQPYELFGNLEFAGLYYVGYDLVLIPISAAIGFAIWFGLNRTVIGKIVLAVIHNEEMSVSMGVRVNRVYAIAFAFGVLLAALAGALTAPKISMQPGLSSDVIILSFAIVVIGGLGSVEGAAVGALLVGLARAASVHLMPQAELFMIYLIMAAVLMFRPEGLFKREMARRI
- a CDS encoding Bug family tripartite tricarboxylate transporter substrate binding protein; its protein translation is MIVPLAAASAVDVAARIVTQKMADNMGQQFVILNQPGASGMIGAEAVARAEPDGYTIGGFNDSIMTMVPNLQSRMRWDILKDFEPVSLVATVEWGLIVNNQSSFRSAADLIAAAKAAPGKIDYGSGGPGSPQHLAMAMFASAAGISLTHVPYKGATQAATDIASGQIPVGFQGLGTVAAMVRGGQLRLIGVTTEKRLPQFPDVPTVSESGLPGFFFNSWFAILAPAGTPKHIIVRLNAEAVKAVGDPEVRRKLEELGFAVRGSSAEDLRAMTRDQLAKYERVIRETGIAKE
- a CDS encoding Crp/Fnr family transcriptional regulator; this encodes MPQQRTGDSQGFSSSKLSVLRKHPIFADLEPEAFEQLCRYAKHSTLKRGTTLFSKGDPGNSLYAVISGTVKMSISSPDGRNAILNIVGPGEIFGEIALLDGQPRSTDAIANSTCELFVIDRREFIPFVRAQPALAMKFIELLCERLRSTSDQVEQIILQNLPGRLASALLRLSEKHSSELQGRTIAITQQEISEMVGMTRESINKQLRAWAGRDLVRLEHGAIVVLNAEVLRDMAEAGSGHDGE
- a CDS encoding ATP-binding protein; this translates as MLCSDLQRSTDLISDLDPEEAISRLEPALIAMRTAVRRNRGIVSKEGGDGLIALFGAPHADDNHAVMACHAAIEVVRRIKLLEDPRLHVRIGLHSGYVVAHVIEADFSSIYEAGGPAVHLVKRIESAAQAGQILASESSQTLATGIVTFNPLPPKRLEGFPAPVPCYEVVGISGMSRWRARSMAGLSSFVGRNEQISQLERAAQAIGPSGKIAAVVGTAGIGKSRVVHELVDTLRQRDWQVIEAECNPLEQSVPYALVKRLVQNALQAGGLPLADYLEPVSESTLAHSELWPVALNSVLDQLVGDPRWRDLEPLLRRRVIIDAVRNVLDRLVSSRPTVLLLEDLHWIDGQSETVIEALMSLAASRPLLVLLTWRTEYTPNWLEDLDVLRIWLRSLDAAAANALLDSLLGTAAGIDALKARILRHTGQIPLFIEEVVRQLIDRRATGGADVSWDMLEIPPTVQGVIASRIDRLPKEDKALLQLASVLGPRISPSLLAAVTGMPVAQLQSRLWSLEILDFLEEARSVASVEYVFAHDLIREVAYESILRSQREVLHRRILTALEMTSVGREEDVAEALCHHAVKAQDWAKADRYAHLAARKAFARSAFRDATEYFKIAMDAVDKQPESTAREQRAIDLRIEARLAFVSFGSIEEWFGLGQDGEARSKQIGDEGRRLASIAMRAAALNFYGTPYEAIAVAEEAVALANRLHDGRWLGFVEYGLGQSYFLAGRFRDAGRHLAKAVALLTSAPENVPPGTTGSSLLVLCYMMSAMVHAWMGEFDQAERFSEEAGILAETTDRSYDTIAADYGRGIVQMLRGDLDEAEAALDQAFRVSRESEARLFRPLIMSALGNVYSQQERAELATEILLQAKDEADKIGHETSKVAVPAYLGAAYGQLGDVQHGLALLRACQASARQKGYAGIEALAMSAEANILATQGGHMLEEAMASLQRTIEFTARLEALPLLGAAKGVRARLLAASGRTDEAREELIQAITLFDQSKMTVHLQRAKADLSKFSDI
- a CDS encoding ABC transporter ATP-binding protein encodes the protein MNPVLSVRKLEKRFGAVVAADALTIDIPAGQKISLIGANGAGKTTFVNMVTGYLKPDKGTILLDGVDIGRRSPRSTARLGISRSFQIPQLFVELTAAENLAVAISGTGTRMSLRAPAEAQGRRGTAVELLERFGLADQADRPISELAGGVRKLIDIAMALVRRPKLLLLDEPTSGVSAEEKFRTMDRVIHAVAPDAATIVFVEHDMEIVSRYADRVVAFYQGRILADGVPADVLNNQEVRRYVTGGAR